The following are encoded in a window of Candidatus Fluviicola riflensis genomic DNA:
- a CDS encoding YfcE family phosphodiesterase translates to MTKIGLLSDTHSDFPEKIYQYFQDVDEIWHAGDIGDVSVIERLKAFKPLRAVYGNIDDTAMRMDFPEFNRFMVEEVSVLMTHIAGRPGNYSTPLLAELKREAPQVLVCGHSHILLVKQDPRFNMLWLNPGACGNKGFHKVKTLLRFAIDGKRIIHMEAIEIGKRAALDNSL, encoded by the coding sequence ATGACTAAAATCGGCTTATTATCCGATACACACAGCGATTTTCCTGAGAAGATCTATCAATACTTTCAAGATGTTGACGAAATCTGGCATGCGGGAGACATCGGCGACGTTTCGGTAATCGAGCGGTTAAAAGCATTCAAACCGTTGCGTGCTGTTTACGGAAATATCGACGATACAGCCATGCGAATGGATTTTCCGGAATTCAACCGGTTTATGGTAGAAGAAGTATCCGTTCTAATGACACACATTGCCGGAAGGCCGGGAAATTACAGCACACCTTTATTGGCAGAACTAAAACGGGAAGCACCACAGGTATTGGTATGCGGACATTCACACATTTTGCTGGTCAAACAAGACCCGCGTTTCAATATGCTTTGGCTGAATCCGGGAGCGTGTGGTAATAAAGGATTTCATAAAGTTAAAACCTTACTTCGGTTTGCCATAGACGGAAAACGTATTATTCATATGGAAGCTATCGAAATCGGAAAAAGAGCTGCGTTGGACAATTCCCTTTAA
- the pdhA gene encoding pyruvate dehydrogenase (acetyl-transferring) E1 component subunit alpha produces the protein MKDAPKFSKETYIKWYKDMLLMRRFEEKAGQLYIQQKFGGFCHLYIGQEAVVAGTVSASRPTDSHMTAYRDHAHPIGLGTDVRVLMAELYGRTTGCSKGKGGSMHFFDKSRNFLGGHGIVGAQIPMGTGVAFAEQYKGTDNVVFVSMGDGAVRQGALHETFNMAMNWKLPVIYIIENNNYAMGTSVERTTNVTDLSKIGLSYEMPSKSVNGMSPEAVHEAIEEAVARARRGDGPSLLDIRTYRYKGHSMSDPQKYRSKEEVAEWMEQDPIEHCLNVIKQNKWLSDKEIGEIDAWVKTEVEEAVTFAENSPYPDADDLYEDIYQEPNYPYIIEY, from the coding sequence CTGAAAGATGCGCCGAAGTTCTCGAAAGAGACGTATATCAAGTGGTATAAAGATATGCTGCTCATGCGTCGCTTCGAAGAAAAAGCGGGGCAGTTGTACATTCAGCAAAAATTCGGCGGATTTTGTCACTTATATATAGGACAGGAAGCCGTTGTTGCCGGTACGGTAAGTGCTTCACGTCCAACTGACAGTCACATGACAGCTTATCGCGATCATGCGCACCCGATTGGTTTGGGAACAGATGTGCGTGTGTTGATGGCTGAGTTGTATGGCCGTACAACCGGTTGTTCGAAAGGAAAAGGAGGTTCAATGCACTTCTTTGACAAATCACGCAACTTTTTGGGCGGACATGGAATCGTTGGAGCGCAAATTCCAATGGGAACCGGTGTTGCTTTTGCTGAACAATATAAAGGAACAGATAATGTGGTTTTTGTTTCGATGGGAGATGGCGCAGTTCGCCAGGGAGCATTGCACGAAACATTTAACATGGCGATGAACTGGAAATTGCCGGTGATTTATATTATTGAAAACAACAACTACGCGATGGGAACTTCCGTTGAGCGTACAACCAATGTAACGGACTTATCGAAAATCGGACTTTCGTATGAAATGCCATCGAAGTCAGTTAACGGTATGTCGCCTGAAGCTGTTCACGAAGCCATCGAAGAAGCTGTAGCCCGTGCCCGAAGAGGTGACGGACCAAGTTTGCTGGATATTCGTACCTATCGTTATAAAGGACATTCGATGTCTGATCCGCAGAAATACCGTAGTAAAGAAGAGGTTGCCGAATGGATGGAGCAAGATCCGATTGAACATTGTCTGAACGTGATCAAACAAAACAAATGGCTTTCTGACAAAGAAATCGGTGAAATCGATGCATGGGTAAAAACGGAAGTGGAAGAAGCGGTAACGTTTGCAGAAAATTCCCCTTACCCGGATGCTGATGATTTGTACGAAGATATTTACCAGGAGCCTAATTACCCGTACATTATAGAATATTAA
- a CDS encoding pyruvate dehydrogenase complex dihydrolipoamide acetyltransferase, with amino-acid sequence MAEIIYMPKLSDTMTEGVVAEWHKKVGDTVKSGELLAEIETDKATMEFESFYDGVLLHIGIEKGKATPVNALLAIIGEKGEDVSAIIANPGTPSGAAAPEKKAEKTPEEKNEAASAPSPEPAATIEKPAAETSAPAPKATPAVSNSNGGRILASPLAKKLAEEKGVDLGFISGSGEGGRITKRDVDHYVPYDAPQRPASATGGSQTESYTDETISQMRKTIARRLAESKFTAPHFYLTISLDMDNAIEARKTMNATEGIKISFNDMVVKSVAMALRKHPNVNSSWLGDVIRRNNHVHIGVAVAVEDGLLVPVVRFADTKGLAQLGDEVRVLAKKAKEKKLQPAEWEGNTFTISNLGMFGIEQFTAIVNPPDSCIMAVGGISQEPVVKNGQIVVGNIMKVTLSCDHRVVDGATGAAFLQTFKQYMENPVTMLV; translated from the coding sequence ATGGCAGAAATCATTTATATGCCCAAGTTGAGCGATACCATGACGGAAGGTGTGGTGGCTGAATGGCATAAAAAAGTAGGAGACACCGTGAAATCGGGCGAATTGTTGGCCGAAATCGAAACGGATAAAGCAACCATGGAATTTGAATCGTTTTACGACGGTGTGTTGCTGCATATTGGTATTGAAAAAGGAAAAGCAACTCCGGTAAATGCTTTATTGGCTATCATCGGTGAAAAAGGAGAAGATGTTTCTGCGATTATCGCAAATCCGGGTACTCCGTCCGGCGCTGCCGCACCTGAAAAGAAAGCGGAAAAAACACCTGAAGAAAAAAATGAGGCTGCTTCCGCTCCAAGTCCGGAACCAGCTGCTACAATTGAAAAGCCAGCTGCAGAAACATCTGCTCCGGCTCCAAAAGCAACTCCTGCTGTTTCAAACTCCAATGGCGGACGTATTCTTGCATCTCCGCTTGCTAAAAAACTTGCTGAAGAAAAAGGCGTTGACCTCGGATTTATTTCCGGTTCAGGTGAAGGCGGCCGTATCACCAAACGCGATGTAGATCATTACGTTCCTTATGATGCGCCGCAACGACCTGCTTCTGCTACGGGCGGTTCCCAAACAGAATCGTATACTGACGAAACCATTTCGCAAATGCGGAAGACGATTGCGCGTCGTTTGGCCGAATCTAAATTTACCGCACCGCATTTCTACCTGACCATTTCATTGGACATGGATAATGCTATTGAAGCGCGTAAAACAATGAATGCTACTGAAGGAATAAAAATTTCATTCAACGATATGGTGGTGAAATCAGTAGCAATGGCGCTGAGAAAACACCCGAATGTAAACAGTTCGTGGTTGGGTGATGTGATTCGTCGCAACAATCACGTACACATTGGTGTGGCAGTTGCCGTTGAAGACGGTTTGCTGGTTCCTGTGGTTCGTTTTGCCGATACGAAAGGATTGGCTCAATTGGGCGATGAAGTGCGCGTTTTGGCGAAAAAAGCAAAAGAGAAAAAATTACAACCCGCAGAGTGGGAAGGAAATACGTTTACCATTTCCAACCTTGGGATGTTTGGTATCGAACAATTTACGGCGATTGTAAATCCTCCTGACAGCTGTATTATGGCAGTTGGTGGTATTAGCCAGGAACCTGTTGTGAAAAACGGACAAATCGTTGTAGGGAACATCATGAAAGTAACCCTTTCATGTGATCACCGCGTAGTGGATGGCGCGACGGGTGCAGCATTCCTTCAAACGTTTAAACAATACATGGAAAATCCGGTTACAATGTTGGTTTGA
- a CDS encoding cold-shock protein, with amino-acid sequence MNKGTVKFFNETKGFGFIKEEETGKEYFVHVSGLIDQVNENDEVSFELQDGKKGLNAVNVKLA; translated from the coding sequence ATGAACAAAGGAACAGTCAAATTCTTTAACGAAACGAAAGGATTTGGATTTATCAAAGAAGAAGAGACAGGAAAAGAGTATTTCGTGCACGTATCCGGATTAATTGACCAAGTAAATGAGAACGACGAAGTTTCGTTTGAATTGCAAGATGGTAAAAAAGGATTGAATGCCGTTAATGTGAAATTAGCATAA
- a CDS encoding cold-shock protein, whose protein sequence is MSKGTVKFFNETKGFGFIKEDETNKEYFVHVSGLVDQVKENDEVTFELEEGRKGLMAVNVKQA, encoded by the coding sequence ATGAGTAAAGGAACTGTCAAGTTCTTTAATGAAACCAAGGGTTTTGGCTTTATTAAGGAAGATGAAACAAACAAAGAGTACTTCGTACACGTATCTGGTTTGGTTGATCAAGTAAAAGAAAACGACGAAGTGACGTTTGAATTGGAAGAAGGAAGAAAAGGCTTGATGGCGGTAAACGTTAAGCAGGCATAA
- a CDS encoding gamma carbonic anhydrase family protein yields the protein MAIYAFNGFIPVIKASSFVHPQASVTGNVIIGENVYIGPGAAIRGDWGQIIIEDGCNVQENCTIHMFPGTTVTLKKGAHIGHGAIIHGATIGENCLIGMNSVIMDDVVIEEESIIGALCFVPANMQIPRRSLVVGNPAKIIKEVSDEMIGWKTKGTALYQALPAECYATLVPCEPLREPEENRPSQEQLYKTWMTIKNS from the coding sequence ATGGCAATATACGCATTCAACGGTTTCATACCTGTTATCAAAGCTTCAAGTTTTGTACATCCGCAAGCTTCCGTTACCGGAAATGTGATTATCGGTGAGAATGTTTACATCGGTCCGGGAGCTGCTATTCGTGGTGATTGGGGGCAAATTATCATTGAAGACGGATGTAATGTGCAGGAAAATTGCACGATCCACATGTTCCCGGGAACTACCGTTACGTTGAAAAAAGGGGCGCATATTGGCCACGGAGCTATTATTCACGGCGCTACCATCGGTGAAAATTGCCTGATCGGAATGAACAGCGTAATTATGGATGACGTAGTGATCGAAGAAGAAAGTATTATCGGCGCGTTGTGTTTTGTACCGGCCAATATGCAGATTCCACGCAGAAGTTTGGTGGTGGGAAATCCGGCAAAAATCATCAAGGAAGTTTCCGATGAAATGATCGGCTGGAAAACCAAAGGAACGGCTTTGTACCAGGCACTTCCGGCAGAATGTTACGCGACCCTCGTTCCGTGTGAACCGTTGCGCGAACCGGAGGAAAACAGGCCTTCACAGGAGCAACTTTATAAGACATGGATGACAATTAAGAACAGCTAA
- a CDS encoding DNA-3-methyladenine glycosylase, which yields MHYCEFASNRPEDDVHRIYHDVHYGTPIADDNELFGRFILEINQAGLSWELILKREPHFREAFDQFNIEQIALYDEEKITILLQNAGIIRNKLKVKAVIANAQQIVQIKQEYGSFKQWLDQHSPKSLPEWTKLFKKTFTFVGSEIVNEFLMSTGYLPGAHRETCFRYIELVQTK from the coding sequence ATGCATTATTGTGAATTCGCAAGTAACCGGCCTGAAGATGATGTACACCGCATTTACCATGATGTTCATTATGGCACACCGATTGCTGACGACAACGAATTGTTTGGGAGATTCATCCTGGAAATCAACCAGGCAGGGCTTTCGTGGGAATTAATCCTCAAGCGTGAGCCTCATTTCCGTGAAGCGTTTGATCAGTTTAATATCGAACAAATTGCGTTGTATGATGAGGAAAAAATTACTATCTTGTTGCAGAATGCAGGAATTATTCGCAACAAATTAAAAGTAAAAGCAGTGATTGCGAATGCACAACAAATTGTACAGATAAAACAGGAATACGGCTCGTTTAAACAATGGTTGGATCAACATTCGCCAAAAAGTTTACCCGAATGGACGAAACTGTTCAAAAAGACGTTTACATTTGTTGGGAGTGAGATTGTAAATGAGTTTTTGATGAGCACTGGTTATTTACCTGGCGCGCATCGTGAAACTTGTTTTCGATACATAGAATTAGTACAGACAAAATAG
- a CDS encoding damage-inducible protein DinB produces MTHIETFLKELDEQAPITREFMKRVRMADADWQPHEKSMKLIALATHVAELPSWIGMIAHTEELDFASAPYTPEKIESTEDLVAYSERCYQEGRAALAGMSEAALDDKWTMRSGDVIHSVNTKAEVIRMTLNQEVHHRAQLGVYFRLLGIAVPKSFGPTADYATF; encoded by the coding sequence ATGACACACATTGAAACTTTTTTGAAAGAATTAGACGAGCAGGCTCCCATTACCCGTGAATTTATGAAACGTGTTCGAATGGCCGATGCTGATTGGCAACCGCATGAAAAAAGCATGAAATTGATTGCATTAGCGACACACGTGGCTGAATTACCCAGCTGGATTGGAATGATTGCGCATACAGAAGAATTGGATTTCGCCAGTGCACCTTATACGCCGGAAAAAATCGAATCAACAGAAGATCTTGTTGCCTACTCAGAGCGCTGCTATCAGGAAGGAAGAGCGGCATTGGCTGGAATGTCGGAAGCGGCATTAGACGACAAATGGACGATGCGCAGTGGCGACGTGATTCATTCCGTGAATACCAAAGCGGAAGTGATTCGGATGACATTGAACCAGGAAGTTCACCACCGGGCACAACTCGGCGTTTATTTTCGTTTGTTGGGGATTGCTGTACCGAAGAGTTTTGGCCCTACAGCTGATTACGCGACATTTTAA
- a CDS encoding DNA-binding transcriptional regulator — MNRIDRLFGILTLLQSKKFVTAEQLSDRFEISVRTVYRDIKALGESGIPISFEPNKGYFVVQGYFLSPIAFTTEEANALILTESLVSGFTDKSTQAHFGTALTKVKTVLKTVQKEHADHLSSSIRLQVPERLSPEFDFIPVIQEAITTSVQLEIGYLDFKDESSKRAIEPIGLVFYAFSWHVIGWCHLRGAYRDFKLSRINQLRLTRKCFEKTDHIPLGEYQLPVNY, encoded by the coding sequence ATGAATCGTATTGACCGCTTATTTGGCATCCTGACTTTGTTGCAATCGAAAAAATTTGTAACGGCAGAGCAGCTTTCAGATCGTTTTGAAATTAGTGTACGAACCGTTTACCGCGATATCAAGGCACTGGGAGAATCGGGAATTCCAATCAGCTTTGAACCCAACAAAGGTTATTTCGTTGTCCAGGGATATTTTTTGTCGCCCATTGCATTTACCACGGAAGAAGCGAACGCTTTGATTTTAACTGAATCATTGGTGAGTGGATTTACCGATAAAAGTACTCAGGCTCATTTCGGAACGGCATTAACAAAGGTGAAAACGGTCTTAAAAACCGTGCAGAAAGAGCACGCTGATCATTTGAGTTCTTCTATCCGGCTGCAGGTTCCCGAACGTTTATCACCGGAATTTGACTTTATACCGGTGATCCAGGAAGCTATCACGACTTCCGTTCAACTGGAAATCGGATACCTTGATTTTAAAGACGAATCGAGCAAACGCGCGATCGAGCCCATTGGATTGGTGTTTTACGCTTTTAGCTGGCATGTGATCGGTTGGTGTCATTTGCGCGGGGCATATCGCGATTTTAAGCTTTCGCGGATAAATCAATTGAGATTGACAAGGAAATGTTTCGAAAAAACGGATCATATTCCGTTGGGAGAGTATCAGTTGCCGGTGAATTATTGA
- a CDS encoding FAD-binding oxidoreductase, whose protein sequence is MDNRQTTVSGEHLLYFQQLLEDRVSSGDAVAAHYASDHTEDFVFYPAIVVKPESTEEVSAILSYCYKNDLIVTPSGARTGLSGGALANYGGVLLSLERMNHILEIDIQNHQVTTEPGVITEVLQQAVREKGLFYPPDPASKGSCFIGGNIAENSGGPKAVKYGVTKDWVLNLEIVLPNGEVMWTGADVIKNATGYNLTQLIVGSEGTLAVVTKIVLRLIPHPTQTLLMLVPFRQGTQACEAVSKIFMAGIIPSGLEFMDRDAIVYTMLHMDDAPDILKDDHDAHLLIELDGFNLDVMMQDCEKIMGLMEQFDVDEILFAENEAQKESLWKLRRKVGEAVKSHSIYKEEDTVVPRFQLPQLLAAVKRIGKAYGFHAVCYGHAGDGNLHVNIIKGALSDEVWHNELPKAIRELFTEVVAMGGTISGEHGIGLVQRPYMDIAFSEIQLDLMRSIKHAFDPKGLLNPGKVFPDKVVI, encoded by the coding sequence ATGGATAACAGACAAACAACCGTTTCGGGAGAACATCTTCTTTACTTTCAGCAATTGCTTGAAGATCGGGTCAGTTCGGGTGACGCCGTAGCCGCGCATTATGCCTCGGATCATACGGAAGACTTTGTATTTTATCCTGCTATTGTCGTGAAACCCGAATCGACAGAAGAAGTTTCGGCGATTCTGAGTTATTGTTATAAAAACGACCTCATCGTTACACCTTCTGGAGCCCGAACGGGATTGAGCGGTGGTGCGCTTGCCAATTACGGTGGCGTGTTACTGAGTCTGGAGCGTATGAACCACATTCTGGAAATCGATATTCAGAATCACCAGGTGACAACCGAACCCGGTGTTATCACAGAAGTATTACAACAAGCGGTTCGTGAAAAAGGATTGTTTTATCCACCTGATCCTGCAAGTAAAGGTTCCTGCTTTATCGGTGGAAATATTGCCGAAAATTCCGGCGGGCCAAAAGCCGTGAAATATGGTGTAACGAAAGATTGGGTGCTTAACCTGGAAATCGTGCTTCCAAACGGAGAAGTGATGTGGACTGGGGCTGATGTGATCAAAAATGCTACCGGATACAACCTTACTCAATTGATTGTTGGCAGTGAGGGAACGCTTGCGGTGGTTACCAAAATTGTGCTGCGACTTATTCCGCATCCTACACAGACACTATTGATGCTGGTACCGTTTCGCCAGGGAACTCAGGCGTGCGAAGCTGTGAGTAAAATCTTCATGGCAGGCATCATTCCGAGTGGATTGGAATTCATGGACCGTGATGCAATTGTATATACTATGTTGCATATGGATGACGCTCCTGATATCCTCAAAGATGATCATGACGCACATTTGCTCATCGAATTAGATGGTTTTAACCTCGATGTGATGATGCAGGATTGCGAAAAAATCATGGGATTGATGGAACAATTCGACGTTGATGAGATTCTATTTGCCGAAAACGAAGCACAAAAAGAAAGTTTGTGGAAATTACGTCGGAAAGTCGGTGAAGCTGTGAAAAGCCATTCTATTTACAAAGAAGAAGATACGGTGGTTCCCCGCTTTCAACTACCGCAATTACTGGCCGCGGTGAAACGGATCGGCAAAGCCTACGGATTTCACGCAGTTTGCTACGGACATGCCGGCGATGGAAATCTGCATGTAAATATTATCAAAGGAGCATTATCCGATGAAGTCTGGCACAATGAACTTCCGAAGGCCATTCGTGAATTGTTTACCGAAGTAGTAGCTATGGGTGGAACCATTTCAGGAGAACACGGAATCGGCTTGGTACAACGGCCATACATGGATATCGCTTTCTCGGAAATCCAACTGGATTTGATGCGATCGATTAAACACGCTTTTGATCCCAAAGGGCTGTTGAATCCGGGGAAAGTCTTTCCAGATAAAGTTGTGATATGA
- the pcaF gene encoding 3-oxoadipyl-CoA thiolase — MNKEAYLVTGVRTAIGNFGGTLAPVRTDDLAAVAIEGLLKKVPSLDLSAIEDVILGCANQAGEDNRNVARMAGLLAGLPVSVAGETVNRLCASGMSAAVNAARAIKDGAGDLYIAGGVENMTRGPWVLSKSSAPFGRDQELFDSSFGWRFINPKMQELYGTDSMGNTAENLAEMYSINREDQDRFALWSQQKATKAQTAGILGNEIVPVMIPRKKQDPLMFDKDEFMRPQTTMEGLGGLRAAFKKDGTVTAGNASGLNDGAAALLLASDNGLKQHNLQPIARIVSAAVAGVEPRIMGIGPVEASNKALKRAGLMLKDMDVIELNEAFAAQVLACTRNLGLADNDPRINPNGGAIALGHPLGMSGSRILLAAANELQRTNGKYALVTMCIGVGQGYATIIERT, encoded by the coding sequence ATGAATAAAGAAGCATATTTGGTGACGGGAGTTCGCACCGCAATCGGGAATTTTGGAGGAACATTAGCACCGGTAAGAACCGATGATCTTGCTGCAGTTGCTATCGAAGGCTTGTTGAAGAAAGTTCCTTCGCTTGATTTAAGCGCCATTGAAGACGTGATTTTAGGCTGTGCCAATCAAGCCGGTGAAGATAACAGAAACGTTGCGCGAATGGCTGGATTATTAGCCGGATTGCCTGTTTCAGTTGCCGGTGAAACCGTAAATCGTTTGTGTGCATCCGGAATGTCGGCCGCTGTGAATGCGGCGCGTGCCATTAAAGACGGCGCGGGTGATTTATACATTGCCGGTGGCGTTGAAAACATGACTCGCGGGCCGTGGGTGCTTTCCAAATCATCTGCACCTTTCGGACGCGACCAGGAATTGTTCGATTCATCGTTTGGCTGGCGATTCATTAATCCCAAAATGCAGGAACTTTACGGAACCGACAGCATGGGAAATACGGCTGAAAACCTGGCTGAAATGTATTCGATTAACCGCGAAGATCAGGACCGCTTCGCACTTTGGTCACAGCAGAAGGCAACTAAAGCGCAAACCGCTGGTATTTTAGGAAATGAAATAGTTCCGGTAATGATTCCGCGCAAAAAACAAGATCCGCTGATGTTTGACAAAGATGAATTCATGCGTCCGCAAACAACCATGGAAGGATTGGGCGGTTTACGCGCTGCATTCAAAAAAGACGGTACGGTAACTGCCGGAAATGCTTCCGGTTTGAATGATGGTGCGGCAGCTTTGTTACTGGCATCTGATAACGGACTCAAACAACATAATTTACAACCGATTGCTCGTATTGTAAGCGCAGCGGTAGCCGGAGTGGAACCACGTATTATGGGAATCGGACCGGTGGAAGCATCCAATAAAGCACTAAAACGTGCCGGCCTTATGTTAAAGGATATGGATGTGATCGAATTGAATGAAGCATTTGCAGCTCAAGTATTGGCTTGCACCCGAAATTTAGGATTAGCGGACAATGATCCGCGCATCAATCCCAACGGTGGAGCGATTGCTTTGGGCCATCCGCTTGGAATGTCAGGTTCACGTATTTTACTGGCTGCGGCCAACGAATTGCAGCGAACAAACGGAAAATATGCACTTGTAACGATGTGTATTGGGGTTGGACAAGGGTATGCTACAATAATTGAGCGCACATAA
- a CDS encoding 3-deoxy-D-manno-octulosonate 8-phosphate phosphatase — translation MISYKERLSPITTFVFDVDGVLTTGEVLLVNGTVIRTLNSKDGYAIQYAVKKGYRVLMITGGNSQDVKDRLEGLGAHKVMLRSADKLVVYEQLKQEFDFSDNEVLYMGDDIPDIPVMRLVGVSTCPQDAAVEVKAICHYQSPLNGGRACVRDVIEQVMRLHGKWMNDDAYHW, via the coding sequence ATGATTAGCTATAAAGAACGTCTTTCACCGATTACCACTTTTGTATTTGATGTAGATGGCGTGCTCACCACCGGTGAAGTATTGCTGGTGAACGGAACTGTGATCAGAACGCTCAATTCAAAAGACGGCTATGCGATTCAGTATGCAGTAAAAAAAGGATACCGCGTTTTGATGATTACCGGAGGAAATTCGCAGGATGTAAAAGACAGATTGGAAGGATTGGGCGCTCATAAAGTCATGCTTCGTTCGGCCGATAAACTGGTTGTATATGAACAGTTAAAACAGGAATTTGACTTTTCGGATAATGAAGTCCTTTATATGGGTGACGATATTCCTGATATTCCGGTAATGCGGCTTGTTGGCGTAAGTACTTGTCCGCAGGATGCTGCAGTTGAAGTAAAAGCAATCTGTCATTACCAATCTCCACTAAACGGCGGCAGAGCTTGTGTACGTGATGTGATTGAACAGGTAATGCGCCTGCACGGAAAATGGATGAATGATGATGCTTACCATTGGTAG